A single genomic interval of Hevea brasiliensis isolate MT/VB/25A 57/8 chromosome 4, ASM3005281v1, whole genome shotgun sequence harbors:
- the LOC110644469 gene encoding indole-3-acetic acid-amido synthetase GH3.6, with the protein MPEEPKNTLKPTYYNLGGNNNKTLQFIEDVTSNPDEVQKKVLEEILSLNAHVEYLQRHGLNGHTDRETFKKHMPIITYEDIQPDINRIANGDTSPILCSKPISEFLTSSGTSGGERKLMPTIEEELGRRSLLYSLLMPIMNQFIPGLEKAKGMYFLFIKSEAKTPGGLVARPVLTSYYKSSYFKNRPYDPYTNYTSPNETILCPDSYQSMYSQMLCGLCQRNKVFRVGAVFASGFIRAIHFLKNNWQLLCNDIRIGTINPQITDPCVREAVMKILKPYPKLADFIEAECSQDSWQGIITRIWPNTKYVDVIVTGTMSQYIPTLDYYSNGLPLVCTMYASSECYFGVNLNPLCKPSEVSYTLIPTMAYFEFLPVHRNNGVTKSISMTKSLNEKEQQELVDLVDVKFGQEYELVVTTYAGLYRYRVGDVLRVAGFKNKAPQFNFICRKNVVLSIESDKTDEVELQNAVKNSVNHLVPFDATLVEYTSYADTTTTPGHYVLFWELTLNGLTPIPPSIFEDCCLTIEESLNSVYRQGRVSDKSIGPLEIKIVEPGTFDKLMDYAISLGASINQYKTPRCVKFAPIVQLLNSRVISSYFSPKCPKWVPGHKQWGNKN; encoded by the exons ATGCCTGAGGAACCAAAAAACACATTGAAACCCACATATTACAATCTTGGAGGGAATAACAACAAAACCCTTCAGTTCATTGAAGATGTTACTTCAAACCCTGATGAGGTGCAGAAGAAAGTCCTTGAAGAAATCCTCTCTCTCAATGCTCACGTTGAGTACTTGCAAAGGCATGGCCTTAATGGGCACACTGACCGTGAGACTTTCAAAAAACACATGCCTATTATCACCTATGAGGATATCCAACCTGACATCAATCGTATTGCCAATGGCGATACCTCTCCAATACTTTGCTCTAAGCCCATTTCAGAGTTCTTGAcaag CTCTGGGACCTCAGGAGGGGAAAGAAAGTTGATGCCAACAATTGAAGAGGAGCTAGGAAGGAGGTCACTGCTTTATAGTCTGTTAATGCCTATTATGAACCAGTTCATTCCTGGCCTAGAAAAAGCGAAAGGGATGTACTTTTTGTTCATAAAATCAGAGGCTAAGACACCTGGTGGCCTCGTGGCAAGACCAGTTCTCACTAGCTACTACAAGAGCTCCTATTTTAAGAATAGGCCATATGACCCTTACACTAACTATACTAGCCCAAATGAAACCATTCTTTGCCCTGATTCTTACCAATCTATGTATTCCCAAATGCTCTGTGGGCTTTGCCAACGCAACAAAGTATTCCGTGTAGGTGCTGTTTTTGCCTCTGGCTTTATTCGGGCAATCCATTTCCTAAAAAACAATTGGCAACTTCTTTGCAATGATATTAGAATAGGCACAATTAACCCTCAAATCACTGATCCTTGTGTTCGAGAAGCTGTCATGAAAATCCTTAAACCATATCCAAAACTTGCTGATTTTATTGAAGCTGAATGCAGTCAAGATTCTTGGCAAGGGATTATAACAAGGATTTGGCCTAACACCAAGTACGTGGATGTTATTGTGACAGGGACCATGTCTCAATATATTCCTACTCTAGATTACTATAGCAATGGCTTGCCTTTAGTTTGCACCATGTATGCCTCCTCTGAGTGCTACTTTGGCGTCAATCTTAATCCTCTTTGCAAACCAAGTGAAGTTTCTTACACCCTCATTCCTACCATGGCCTATTTTGAGTTTTTGCCTGTCCATAGAAACAATGGGGTCACCAAGTCAATTTCCATGACCAAATCACTCAATGAAAAGGAGCAACAAGAATTGGTTGATCTTGTTGATGTCAAGTTTGGCCAAGAATATGAGCTTGTTGTCACCACTTATGCAG gACTTTATCGCTATAGAGTTGGTGATGTGCTAAGGGTGGCTGGGTTCAAGAACAAGGCACCGCAATTCAATTTCATATGCAGGAAAAATGTGGTCTTGAGCATTGAATCAGATAAAACTGATGAGGTTGAGCTACAAAATGCAGTGAAGAACTCTGTGAACCATTTGGTCCCATTTGATGCAACTCTAGTTGAGTACACTAGTTATGCAGACACCACTACTACTCCAGGACACTATGTATTATTCTGGGAGCTTACCCTTAACGGGTTAACCCCAATTCCTCCTTCAATTTTTGAGGACTGTTGCTTGACTATTGAAGAGTCACTTAACAGTGTTTATCGCCAAGGGCGTGTCTCTGATAAGTCAATTGGGCCACTTGAGATCAAGATTGTTGAGCCAGGTACTTTTGATAAGTTAATGGACTATGCCATTAGCTTAGGGGCATCAATAAACCAGTACAAGACCCCCAGATGTGTGAAATTTGCACCTATTGTGCAGCTTTTGAACTCAAGGGTCATTTCAAGTTATTTTAGTCCTAAGTGTCCAAAATGGGTTCCTGGTCACAAGCAATGGGGTAACAAGAACTGA
- the LOC110636882 gene encoding uncharacterized protein LOC110636882, whose amino-acid sequence MCKKCPTHVREELQEYMQQKASAKTLDKLPDYEDVEILGDDEDEDDVGTILRGSKGNSKVQKKARTKGPIDLYFAKSAANADIARWMYDAAIPFNTVNYPSFQVMVESTGQFGIGMKTPSFHEVRVPLLNEEVVEVKNSLKSYEEEWAKYGCSIMADGWTDKKQRTLINFLVNSRKGTVFMESVDVSEYSKTGNKMYELLNGFVERVGEANVIQVVTDNANNRVLAGKLLETKCPHLYWTPCAAHCLDLMLEDIGKIPKIHNTIKRAVTLNGYIYIRPGVVNMLRHFTGERELIRPAVTRFATAFLTLQRIHKHKENLRKMFTSEEWTKSKWVKELSGKKVYSIVMMPTFWTNIVYILKIFGPLIRVLKLVDGEKMPTMGYIYEAMDRAKEAIAKSFDENEEKYRTIFEIIDKRWESQLHRPLHIAGYYLNPEFFYSNEKINEDVEVVTGLYQVIARLIPSKEEQDKIMAQLPFYQNAKGIFGMDMATRNRKKVSPATWWLTYGAITPNLRNFAVKLFSLTCSASGCERNWSIFEHLMGQMEEEMDRDELVFEDDDLTWNVVAVATGAEENAYNTRLSKGKNVASTSQQKRKASSTRTSSLLEDEEENDDDEDVDLEDEYEEDNEDDEEDEEDLDISIDVD is encoded by the exons ATGTGTAAGAAGTGTCCAACACATGTGCGTGAAGAGCTACAAGAGTATATGCAGCAAAAGGCTTCAGCAAAGACCTTAGATAAATTGCCTGATTATGAGGATGTTGAAATTCTTGGCGATGACGAAGATGAAGATGATGTTGGGACAATTCTTAGAGGCTCAAAAGGAAATAGTAAGGTTCAAAAGAAGGCAAGGACAAAGGGTCCAATAGATTTATATTTTGCCAAAAGTGCTGCAAATGCG GATATAGCTCGATGGATGTATGATGCAGCAATTCCTTTTAATACTGTCAAttatccaagttttcaagttATGGTGGAGTCTACTGGACAATTTGGGATTGGTATGAAAACACCTAGTTTTCATGAGGTGCGGGTTCCCTTATTgaatgaagaagttgttgaggtgAAGAATTCATTAAAGTCCTATGAAGAAGAATGGGCAAAATATGGTTGTTCTATAATGGCAGATGGTTGGACTGATAAGAAACAAAGGACTTTGATTAATTTCTTGGTGAATTCTCGAAAGGGAACTGTTTTCATGGAATCTGTTGATGTTTCAGAGTACTCAAAAACTGGTAATAAGATGTATGAGCTGCTTAATGGATTTGTAGAGCGTGTTGGTGAGGCTAATGTGATTCAAGTTGTGACAGATAATGCTAACAATCGTGTGCTTGCAG gGAAGTTGTTAGAAACAAAGTGCCCTCATTTGTATTGGACTCCTTGTGCTGCTCATTGCCTAGATTTGATGCTAGAAGATATTGGAAAAATTCCCAAAATTCATAACACAATTAAAAGGGCAGTGACATTGAATGGATATATTTACATTCGTCCGGGTGTGGTGAATATGTTGCGGCACTTTACTGGTGAAAGAGAGCTAATTAGGCCGGCTGTCACAAGATTTGCAACTGCTTTTCTCACCCTTCAACGTATACATAAGCACAAGGAGAATTTGAGAAAGATGTTTACCTCAGAGGAATGGACCAAAAGTAAGTGGGTAAAAGAACTGTCTGGTAAAAAAGTATACAGTATTGTCATGATGCCTACTTTTTGGACTAATATTGTTTATATCTTAAAGATATTTGGTCCATTAATTCGTGTGCTTAAATTAGTTGATGGTGAGAAAATGCCTACAATGGGATATATTTATGAGGCGATGGATAGGGCTAAAGAAGCAATTGCAAAGTCATTtgatgaaaatgaagaaaaatacaGGACAATTTTTGAGATTATTGATAAACGATGGGAAAGCCAACTCCATCGACCTTTGCACATAGCTGGATATTATTTGAATCctgaatttttttattcaaatgaGAAAATTAATGAAGATGTTGAGGTTGTTACCGGTTTATACCAAGTTATAGCAAGGTTGATTCCAAGCAAAGAAGAGCAAGACAAAATAATGGCACAATTACCTTTTTATCAAAATGCTAAAGGTATCTTTGGGATGGATATGGCAACTAGGAATCGAAAGAAAGTATCTCCAG cCACATGGTGGCTAACTTATGGAGCAATAACTccaaatttgagaaattttgctGTTAAATTGTTTAGTCTCACTTGTAGTGCATCTGGTTGTGAGCGTAATTGGAGCATCTTTGAGCAT TTGATGGGTCAAATGGAGGAAGAGATGGATAGAGATGAACTTGTTTTTGAAGATGATGATTTGACATGGAATGTGGTTGCTGTAGCTACTGGAGCTGAAGAGAATGCCTACAACACTAGATTAAGCAAAGGGAAAAATGTTGCATCTACATCACAGCAAAAAAGAAAAGCATCATCCACTCGTACTTCTTCACTTCTTGAAGACGAGGAAGaaaatgatgatgatgaagatgttGATTTGGAAGATGAGTATGAGGAGGAtaatgaagatgatgaagaagatgaagaggattTGGATATTTCTATTGATGTGGATTGA